The genomic DNA TCTCGTCCTCCGTCACCGAGGAGATGCGCACGGTGAGGTCTCCCTCGGCGATGCGATCCGCCACCTGCACCGCGTCGGTGAGGGGCCGGGAGATGAGCCGCGCGATGAGGATGCTGAGCACCAGGCCCACCAGGACGCTGAAGCCCACGACGGAGAAGATCCACGCGCGTGCGAGATCGTAGATGGCATCCGAGTCATCCGAGGCCTTGCGCGACGACTTCTGGATGAACGCCACCAGTTCCTCCAGCTTGTCGTTGGCGGTCTGGTAGGCCTCCTGCGCGCGGCTGTTCGAGAGGGTGCGCGCCTCCTCTTTCTGGTTGGTCCGCGAGAGGGCGAGAAGCCGCTCATGCTCCTCCAGGAAGTCCTTCCAGAGCTTGTTGAATTCCTCGTACATGCGCCGCTCCTCCGAGGAGGAGATGAGCGCTTCGTACTTGTGGATGTTCTCGTCGAGCGACTCCTGTTCCCGCCGCATGCCCCGCTCGTAATCGGCCATGCGCACGGCATCGGTCGACAGCAGGTGCTGCTGCTCGAAGATGAGGAAGTCCGAGGTGTCCGTGTTCGTGGCCGAGACGAAGGCGATGCTGAGCATCCGGTTGTCGGTCACGACATCGGTCGCCTCGTTCATCTTGCCCAGTTGATGGATGGCGAAGGCCCCCAGCAGGACGTTGAGCATGCTCAAGCCGAGGAAGGAAACGAGCAGCTTGGATGAGATCTTCAGGTTGTAGAACCAGGTCATAGGTGTGGGGATGAAGGAGGAAGGCTCAGGCCGGGAAGACGGCGGAGGGCGTCGTCTTCACGGCCTGCTGGAGGAGCGCGGGCACATCGAGGATGAGGGCCACCCGGCCATCACCCAGCAGGGTGGAGCCCGAGAGCCCGGGCAGTCCCTGACAGAACTTGCCCAGGGGTTTGATGACCGTCTGGCCCTGGCCGAGCAGCGTGTCCACGGCGAGGCCCACGACGCCCCGCCCATTGCCGATGACGACGAGGTTCTCCCGGGAGGGGGCGCTTCCCCCCAGACCGAAGTGCTCACGCAAGCGGACGTAGGGGAGCGCGGAGCCCCGCAGGTTGACGAAGCCGGTACGGCCGGGGTGGCACTCCTCCACGGGCAGTTCCACGCACTCGAGCACGTTCTCCAGGGGGATGACGTACGTCTCGGAGCCCACGGCGACGCTGAATCCCTCGATGATGGAGAGGGTGAGCGGCAGGCGGAGGCTGAACGTGGTGCCCTGTCCCGGCGTGCTCTCCACGCAGACGGTGCCGCGCAGCAGTTCCACGTTGCGCTTCACCACGTCCATGCCCACCCCGCGGCCGGACAGCTCGGTGATGCGCTCGGCGGTGGAGAAGCCCGGTTCCAGGATGAGCCGCAGCAGGGTCCCGTCGTCGTCCGGCTTTTCCTCCGGCCCGAGCATCCCCAGGGTCCTCGCGCGCGCGATGATGCGCTCGCGATTCAGTCCCGCTCCATCATCGGCCACCTGGATGACGATGCTGCCCGCCTCATGGAAGGCCCGGATGGCCAGGGTGCCGGTGGGATCCTTCCCGCGCGCCATGCGCGCCTCGGGCGTCTCCAGGCCGTGGTCCACGGCGTTGCGCACCAGGTGGGTGAGCGGATCGCGGATGAGCTCGGCGACGGTG from Melittangium boletus DSM 14713 includes the following:
- a CDS encoding chemotaxis protein CheA; this translates as MTPELEKVHAVFLAEAEEQLATLEQDLLALERSFGPEPLQAVFRTVHTFKGGAASIGLTEAVELAHTLEDLLTLLETRAVVLHAGLGSLLLQAVDALRERVGLTPASDPSLSLPATEVHGLLASLVKGARPVDSATGASSQERAEPAVETAAPREHTLRVALHRLDKMLDLTGEIAIARGRLATMLAQAHRYTPQQLLEAHREGDRLYLDLQELVMKVRMVPIGRTFQPFARTVRDLSLNMDKQVRWEVSGEDVEVDTTVAELIRDPLTHLVRNAVDHGLETPEARMARGKDPTGTLAIRAFHEAGSIVIQVADDGAGLNRERIIARARTLGMLGPEEKPDDDGTLLRLILEPGFSTAERITELSGRGVGMDVVKRNVELLRGTVCVESTPGQGTTFSLRLPLTLSIIEGFSVAVGSETYVIPLENVLECVELPVEECHPGRTGFVNLRGSALPYVRLREHFGLGGSAPSRENLVVIGNGRGVVGLAVDTLLGQGQTVIKPLGKFCQGLPGLSGSTLLGDGRVALILDVPALLQQAVKTTPSAVFPA